In a single window of the Biomphalaria glabrata chromosome 5, xgBioGlab47.1, whole genome shotgun sequence genome:
- the LOC106063382 gene encoding uncharacterized protein LOC106063382 produces the protein MDTRYIVLLLVSTNAYLTLAQFDSDGFDNGSPQFGSGPSQFGSGPSQFGPGPSQFGPGPSQFGPGPSQFGPGQFSPFGPNSGSPFGGPRYNPLFGGQGGFSNQFQLPQVLTCIGVNEALDHVKITLRPEPNSNYLGQNPQFQFGQPRELRRQDWRISAVYIPAGSLGAISPSGTSSLVGQFFLAITRYGRTDGNCAGLGGVLQNDDLINPSQQSRASQFQQYGNGMFGQTSFPAGFIQDPIVISQGGNVYSGVIRDLSEADLRGRGIAICLDYMCTRPTTTCCSVVKDSAPATESVGVPTTVGPYSGNLLKGIGGSSTAIATANTGTGSTGSLGSLSGGLF, from the exons ATGGACACAAGATACATCGTTCTTCTGCTGGTCTCCACCAATGCATATCTAACTTTGGCCCAGTTTGATTCCGACGGATTCGACAATGGGTCACCACAGTTTGGATCCGGGCCATCACAGTTTGGATCTGGGCCATCACAATTTGGACCTGGACCTTCACAGTTTGGACCTGGACCTTCGCAATTTGGACCCGGACCTTCACAGTTTGGACCCGGACAGTTCTCTCCTTTCGGACCTAACTCTGGTTCTCCATTTGGAGGTCCAAGATATAACCCACTGTTTGGTGGTCAAGGAGGATTCTCAAATC aatTCCAACTGCCACAAGTTTTGACATGCATCGGTGTTAACGAAGCTTTGGACCATGTCAAGATAACACTAAGACCTGAGCCA aACAGCAACTACTTGGGACAGAACCCACAATTCCAATTTGGTCAGCCTAGGGAATTGAGGCGTCAGGACTGGAGGATTAGTGCCGTCTACATTCCTGCTGGAAGCTTGGGTGCCATCAGCCCATCTGGAACCAGCTCGTTGGTTGGTCAGTTTTTCTTGGCCATCACACGTTACGGACGCACTGATGGAAACTGTGCCGGTCTTGGTGGTGTCCTTCaa AATGATGACTTAATTAACCCAAGCCAGCAATCAAGAG CATCCCAATTTCAACAATATGGAAATGGTATGTTTGGACAGACTTCATTCCC AGCTGGGTTTATCCAAGATCCTATTGTCATTAGTCAAGGTGGCAATGTGTATTCTGGTGTCATCAGAGATTTATCTGAAGCTGATCTGAGAGGCCGTGGTATTGCG ATCTGTTTGGACTACATGTGCACAAGACCCACCACAACTTGTTGCTCTGTGGTCAAAGACTCAGCCCCAGCCACTGAATCAGTTGGGGTGCCAACAACAG tTGGGCCCTATTCTGGCAATCTGCTTAAAGGCATAG GAGGCTCTAGTACTGCTATTGCTACTGCTAACACTGGAACAGGAAGTACAGGTTCACTGGGAAGTTTAAGTGGAGGTCTTTTCTAA